The genome window TTTCAGGTTCAATTCACAATGATATAAGGTTACTTTGTGATCTTGAAGACCTATATTTAGCTAACAATTCCTTTGAAGGACCGCTTCCACCAGATATATTCAAGCTTTCAAGATTAAAACGTCTTTTTCTTTGGAGTAATAAGTTTTCAGGTTCTGTTTCCAATGATATAGGTTTGCTTTCTGAGCTTGAAAGCCTCGATCTtaactccaatttttttgaggGGCCGCTTCCGCCAAATGTATTCAAGCTCTCCAAACTAAAGATTCTTTCCCTTTATGAGAATAACTTTTCAGGTTTTATTTCTAAGGATATAGGTTTGCTTTCTGGACTTGAAACCCTCTATCTTGactctaatttttttgaggGTCCGCTTCCCCCACATATATTTAGGCTGTCCAAATTAAGAGATCTGGACCTCTCATACAGTAGAAATTTATTTGAAGGAAGTATTCCTATTGGACTGGGACTCTTGACTAACCTCAGGTACTTAGATCTATATTCCAATAATCTCAGTGGCTATATTCCATCTGACATTGGAAACCTGAAGCTACTAGAAGGTCTTATTCTCGGTTCTAATAAATTGACTGGACCAGTTTCAAAGATCATTTCTAATCTCACAAATCTTATATATCTTGATGTAAGTGATAATAGTCTTAGTGGAAATATTCAGAGTGACTTGTGGAAATATAACGATCATCCAACTTTGGAATACATCAATTTAAGTGGGAACCATTTTACGGGTATAGTTTTTCTCTATAGATCTTTTCCTTTTCTCATATGTAACTAAGCTGGTAATCTGATTATTGCAGTTTTACCAAAGTTTCAACAATCTTGACAGGTGAGCTTCCAACAACAATTTGCAATGTCACTTCCCTTTCGGTTCTTGATTTGTCAAATAATGCGTTAAGTGGTGCACTTCCAAACTGTTTCGGGAATCTTGCTGATGGATTGCTTTACATTAATCTTGCTCATAATCAGTTTCGAGGAACAATACCAACTACTTTCTCCAGGAGTTGTCAGCTGACATATCTGAACATGGATGATAATGAGTTTGAAGGATTGATGCCCCCATCTTTGGCGAACTGTAAGCACTTGAAAATTTTTGATATTGGCAATAATAAAATAGGTGGTACATTTCCGTCATGGCTTTATGTACTTGGAGAGCTAGAAGTCCTTGTCTTGAAATCAAATAAACTCTATGGTACAATAAGTGGAAGGAGCAGTGAAGATCCCTTCCCCAAGTTGCGGATTGTGGATCTGTCCAACAATCAATTCACAGGCCATTTGCCAATTCAATACTTTAAGAATATGAAATCAACTGATAATTTGTATCGTTTCCAGAATGACACAAGAGTTTTTTCTTTCCATTATGAAGCAGCAGTCTCATTAACTGTGAAGGGAACAGAGTATGAAGTGAAAAAAATCCTTCATATTTACACAACCATTGATCTGTCCTGCAACAAATTTCAAGGAGAAATTCCAGACGTTATTGGAGAGCTTAGATGGCTTGCATTGCTCAACTTATCTCATAATAGTCTAACAGGACCTATCCCATCATTGCTGAGGAATATGAAAGAACTCCAATCTTTAGATTTGTCTTCAAATCAACTGACAGGGGCTATTCCACCTCAGTTAACTGCATTGACATATCTAGAGGTCTTGAACCTCTCGGGAAACCATCTTAGTGGAGAGATTCCTCAGAAAGGACAGTTCAGCACATTCAACAATGATTCTTATCTTGGAAACTCCGCGTTATGTGGATCACCTTTGACGAAGAAATGTGCAAACACAGCATCACCTCCACAAGAAGTCGGAAatggtgatgaagatgatgctGGTGATGAATTGACATGGGAAGCAATCGTGATGGGATATGGATGTGGACTGATATGTGGATTGTCATCTGCATACATTGTTCTCAAACTAGGAAAGCCTTGGTGGTTTGTGAGATATGTCGAAGTACTGCAACTGAAGTTGATGAAAAGATATGCTTGAAGAATGGTACTGGCCGATCAAGACGAACTTGAAAGTTGTTGTCCTTGTGCATTTCTGAACCAGTTGTGTACTATTCTCTTTGTGGCTGCATAAGTATTTGGTATTGTGTAATATTCTGTTTGGTCTTGAATCATAATGATTCTTCTTGCTCCAGGGTTATTAATATAAACCTTGGTATTGTGTGCTAGCTGTAATATTCTGTTTGATCAATGTTTATACCAGTAATTTTATGCTCCACAGTGCATCATGCAGCTCTCATATTATCTCTATGATTAACCTGAATTCAGTTTCATTTTGTTTCCGAATCTCAACTACTTCAACTTGAGCTACAATAGCTTCACTGGTCTAATACCCCcagatattgaaaatttaacaGAGCTGCAATACCTTGATTTTAGCTCTAATAAACTCACTGGTGCAATTCCGGACCAGGTAAGCCATCTTCAAACATTGCGAACCTTAAACCTGTTGGATAATCACTTGGAAGCTCCAAACTGGTCCGCTTTTTCCCCTATGCCTTCTCTGACAAACCTCTGtctcaataataataatctttCGTCGAAATTCCCAGACTTCATATCAAATTGTCGAAACCTGACTTACCTTGATCTTTCATTAAACTTGTTAACAGGTGATTTGGTTCTTGGTAATACGGAATCGCTCTATCACAGAAGTAATTCTTTTGAGGGGTCATTTCCaccaaatatattaaaactttcaaaattaAGAGTTCTTTCCCTATCATATAATAGATTTTCAGGTTCTATTCCGCATGATATAGGAATGCTTCGTGTTTTGGAATCCCTTTTTTTTAGTAGCAGTTCTTTTGATGGCCTGCTTTCACCAAATTTATTTAAGCTTCCAAAATTAAAAGTTCTTTCCATGTCATTTAATAACTTTTCGGGTTATATTCCAAATGAAATAGGATTGCTTCATGATTTAGAGTCCCTTTATTTTAATGGAAATTCTTTTGAGGCCGTTTCCACCAAATATATTCAACCTTTCCAAATTAAAAGTTCTTTACCTCTCAAATAATAACTTTTCAGGTTCTATTCCTAATGATATAAGTGTGCTTCGTGATCTTGAGATACTTGATTTGTCCTCTAATTCTTTTGAAGGGATTATTCCATTGGAGCTGGGGTTCTTGAATAAGCTGAGCTATTTATATCTTGATTCCAATCAATTGACTGGACCGCTTTTGAAGAACATGTATAATCTCAGTAATCTTATTGAGATCAACTTTAGTGGAAACCGCTTAACAGGTTTGCTATTCATTCTTGTTTTCTTCTTTATGTAACTTCTTTATGTAACTTCTTCAATGCTGATGAAATGATCACGAACCACAATTTCACCAAAGCTCCTTTAATTTCAACAGGTGAGTTTTCGACAGCAATTTACAGAGAGAGAATTACGATGTTATTAGGGAAATCTAAAGAGAAGGTGCAGAGACCTCGGCATAATGATCCTCCAACCTCTCATTAACAATGTCCAGGTTTCTTTAAAAGTATTAAATGTTATTAACATAGTACTTAATGGTGTTATAAAGAGAGTCGTGATGTAACACTATATTTTGTTTACGAGATATTTTAAGTGTAAGAAGGTCCATGCTGAGTTGTGAACAATTATTCTCACGTATATTATCAATGGTGAACATCTTTATTAGTAAGATTGTGCTTTTTAGTTGGATTGTGGTCCTTCTGTTGCTCCTTGGTAAGATTTTTCGTCCTAGGTGGGATTGTTAGGCACAATGCCAGTCTAATCAAGTTTGCGAAGGAAGTGTTAAATACTAGAATTATTAAACCTGTATATAAATTTAGATGTCTGCACAGCGTTGTTACATTGTCGAGTAGACAACTAATTTTAATCTGGTGGCAGGAAATAGGGAATCAAGAAGAAGATGCAGCCAACAATGAGAAGCTAGAGAAGCAATTGAACTACTCGAACAAGAGCAAAAGCGGATAGAAGCAGAACCAGATGTTAAACTAGAGGCAAAAAAGAGAGCCTCCAACAGGCTTATTTTAAGGTAAATTACAAGAAAAGAAAGTCTGCCATCAATGTTAGACAAAAAGATATGCCGATGCTCACAGATAATAATAGTAGCAGGCGTACTTACTCTCTCTACATATAATACTGTAACAAAGGTTTTCAATGAGCCAATTTATTCCAACTAAGCAGGCACTAAGCAGCCACGTCAGATCCACCTTAGCAATCACTTTGCATTTGTGATGATGATCACAATTAAATCTTTATCCCAATGATTTTTCTATTAATCTTTTGTGGAATTCTATGTCTGCAGAGAGAGCAATACGTGTTGGTCATGGTTTCTATAAGTGAAGGTGAGACAACAATGGTGTTCTCTTTGCCTCAATTACACCCCTAATTGCTGGCTATTTGAGCTGCTGAAAGTTTAATAATGGCAATCGTTTGTAGCTCGAAGAGAATGATGTAAGAATTTAATCTCAATAGGAAGCTGTAGAACACAACAATATTGCATATAGAAGCCATCCAGCTGCACACCCTGATCACGGAGTTTTTGAGTCTTTAGAATGCAAAAATACAATGCACATGGGTATGCCTACAAGTGGAGATATTTAGAAAACTGCTTCTTGTGCACAGTTAGTTAAATATTTACtaataatatatcttcaataACAACATTACAGCTACAGTTCAGCAATGAATGATCATCAAATGGCTTCTGCAGCACCGACACAGAATGCCAGTGGACTAGTGGAGTAATTCCAGGGGATGCTCTGATCATAAATTCTCGCTGGTGAATTGAAGAATTGAGCTTGAGCTAAGAAGGTGATCTGCATATAATCTTTAACCATTTTCTGATGGTACAAATGTtgctatttaaaaaaataaagatcaaataaacaaatattactTTACTAATATTTTACATAGCTGCTGCTGTCGAAAACTGGAAACTTGttgtgtattataaaaataGCAAGGAACTGAACTAAATAAGCGAGGCAGGTAACTATTGGAACAAACTGGCATATACCTTCTCTTTTCTTATACTTCTTGCTTGGGGGCAATAAGTCGTCTCTACCATAATAAAGTAAAAAGTAGTCAAATTACAACTCCCTTGGGTTTCCGTTTGAATTAGGACATGTGTGGTGCACCATACTCTCTTGTCAAATATTTTGAAGTTTTGCATATTGCAGTTTCACTTTTCAAAGAAACCTCTCTGTCATTGCTATATTAGTATGCGACTGTTATTTGGATTAGTTATGATCTGTATCTAAAATTAATGGCACAGATCTTGATTTCTAGAACACCAGGTAATATTCTCAGAAACAGTGATATTCTGTTACAAAGTGATTGTTGTCGACCATCTTTAcacatttttcttattattaaaaaataaattttataaaatagatttttaaaatatagatacTATTGATATGGTCTTTATAAtagatattagatattaaaatttttatttataaaaatttatggatGAGTTATTGTAATAACTGATTGTCGAGATCCTAGGTTCCTGGCTAAATAGGAGTCcatatattttgttataatataatcaaatatcaaaacatTCCTAGGAGGTCTATAAGTTTATAACGGTCCGATAAAGGAAACATGAATaaaattgatcaaaatattTTGACCATTTCAGGTGATAATGatcatataattttcatatgacAGAACAATAAGCCGTAGAGTTTGCTTAGGGGATTATGTAGGTTGCAGcaagattttcaaaataaagcTGATTTatcattcatatatttttttggtcCTCTTGGTTTATGAGTGCTCTTTGTATCTCTTGCTCTTAGCATGCATCCCCTCCCTTTAGTAAATCAGCTTTGTGCTCAATTACCTAATTATAGATGATGTTTCCTAAATggaatatttcaattaaatatattaattgctAAGCAACAGCCAATATGTTGTGTTGGTTATTAAATTATTGTAGGCATTTATTCTTACAGATGGTTTGGAGATAATTTCGAGCAATCTATGAGTTTGAATAATATGTCTTAACAGTATATAGGGCCATGAGGAGCTTGGCGCTGCCAGCTTGCGCTTGCGGGAAGATGAAGATTTTACgagatttaaaaatattgcaacTATAGAGCTAGGAAGATAAGAGATTGGAAGTTGGTAATTCTCCCCTTTCCCATCAGAATTCAATGACTCTTTGAAACTGTACTTTCGTGAATTTTGTCTTAATTTCATCAGGCGACCAGAACAACTTCAGAGACATATGGTGAGTTGTTGTCGAGTATTTTGAAGAGTATCGTTCGCAGGGAAGGATTGATATCAATACCAATTTCAAGTCTTTTATCTCTTATGATTcagaagtgtggagaagaatttggtgggattttctatcaactaattaatgtaataagtaaataaatataataaatatgagagaaaacaacccaagaattagagttcttcaatcgctatcatgaatgtctaatttgtgtctcttgtttgctaaaaacaatccttctaatattaataaactcctctcccaaggtagattataatgcttacaattatccattaaaagccactcccatggtcaatcaaagaacacttgtaaactattaagaaccaaggattttaagtctcacaattctcatatcaatctcccgatctaatactcaaattgtgtccatcatatcatgtactagaattataactcctctcccgattcgttataactcctagagattcaatcacaagttagctactcctgtaattgtataaagagctcaatgacagattaacaaatcaagagaaaacacaatccaactaaacaaacatattaagccaaagaatactacctaactcttggatcaaaggattagctactcatgataagatgaaacaaatatatatttataccacaaaccatgagcgtaagaatttaaatacgaagaatacaacttgacgaaagagcttgaagtcc of Daucus carota subsp. sativus chromosome 3, DH1 v3.0, whole genome shotgun sequence contains these proteins:
- the LOC108213952 gene encoding receptor-like protein 9DC3, encoding MAHFVRPSHLLLFVFFLSSLESILATRQEGEALVKWKNSLAPSSFLHSWSLTNLENLCKWTGITCNSAGSVSEINLCEKQLDGMLSEFGFTSFPNLKNLTLADNFFSGPIPPAIENLTQLQYLDLSMNSLNGPIPFQVSHLQSLLILNLSQNALQAPNWSHFSPMPFLRILDLSFNNLVSKFPEFISNSHSLTHLNLSNNKFTGHLVHKFTNLQNLETLYLQINSFEGPFPPDIVQLSKLKRLSLSCNKFSGSIPNDVRLLFGLESLNLGNNSFEGPLPPDIFKLSKLKRLVLWSNKFSGSVSNDIGLLSELETLHLYSNFFEGPLPPNLFKLSKLKDLTLSSNKFSGSIHNDIRLLCDLEDLYLANNSFEGPLPPDIFKLSRLKRLFLWSNKFSGSVSNDIGLLSELESLDLNSNFFEGPLPPNVFKLSKLKILSLYENNFSGFISKDIGLLSGLETLYLDSNFFEGPLPPHIFRLSKLRDLDLSYSRNLFEGSIPIGLGLLTNLRYLDLYSNNLSGYIPSDIGNLKLLEGLILGSNKLTGPVSKIISNLTNLIYLDVSDNSLSGNIQSDLWKYNDHPTLEYINLSGNHFTGELPTTICNVTSLSVLDLSNNALSGALPNCFGNLADGLLYINLAHNQFRGTIPTTFSRSCQLTYLNMDDNEFEGLMPPSLANCKHLKIFDIGNNKIGGTFPSWLYVLGELEVLVLKSNKLYGTISGRSSEDPFPKLRIVDLSNNQFTGHLPIQYFKNMKSTDNLYRFQNDTRVFSFHYEAAVSLTVKGTEYEVKKILHIYTTIDLSCNKFQGEIPDVIGELRWLALLNLSHNSLTGPIPSLLRNMKELQSLDLSSNQLTGAIPPQLTALTYLEVLNLSGNHLSGEIPQKGQFSTFNNDSYLGNSALCGSPLTKKCANTASPPQEVGNGDEDDAGDELTWEAIVMGYGCGLICGLSSAYIVLKLGKPWCFILFPNLNYFNLSYNSFTGLIPPDIENLTELQYLDFSSNKLTGAIPDQVIWFLVIRNRSITEVILLRGSIPNDISVLRDLEILDLSSNSFEGIIPLELGFLNKLSYLYLDSNQLTGPLLKNMYNLSNLIEINFSGNRLTGLLFILVFFFM